A stretch of DNA from Marispirochaeta aestuarii:
TTCGTGTATAAAATTTAGATTAGATGAAAAGAGAGAGAATAAAGACGATGATGAATGCGGTAATACCCTGTACACCCGTTGCTGTGGTGTAGATCTTGTAGGCAATGGGAGTCTCGATGCCGGAGAACTGGGACACAACCCAGAAATAGGAGTCGTTGGCATGAGAAACAACCATGGCACCGCTTCCGATGGCAAGAACCGTAAGGGCCGGATCCAGTCCGAAGGTGCCGAGCAGGGGCGCCAGAATTGCGGAAGTCGTGATCAGGGCTACGGTACCGCTTCCCTGGGCGGTCTTGAGGGAGACGGAAATGATAAAGGGAAGCAGGATTCCCAGTTTCCATCCGGACATGGTTTCTCCGATGAAGTTCGCCATGGGAGATGCCTTAAGTACCGCACCGAAGGCTCCACCGGCACCGGTTATTGCAATAATAAGGGCCGCATTCTTGAGACCTTCGCTCATCCATTCGCTGACGGCAGTCTTTTCCACACTCTTCTTGACCAGGGTCAGGGAGACGATCACACCGATTACAAGAGCGGTTACGGGATCTCCGATAAAGGAGATAAAGGTTGCGAACCCGCCGTCGCCAAAGGGCTTGGTCGGGAAGGCTGCCAGAGACTTGAGGAGGATCAGGATAATCGGAATAAGCAGGGGAAGTGAGGAATGGAAGGCTGTCGGAAGATGGCCGT
This window harbors:
- a CDS encoding GntP family permease is translated as MVSGGVAIIFLLVAVVLIVLATSKWNMNPFFVLISVAFLFGLAVRLPLLDIVNTIKGGFGGTLGSIGIVILCGTIIGFIMEKTGAALSITQAILKVVGNNRAPLAMSIAGYIVSVPVFCDSGFVILTPLNKALSAKTGTSMGVMAVALATGLHATHALVPPTPGPIAAAGNLGADLGKVIFLGAIVSIFSMLAGYIWALKIGSKYDIKADVEEDYDSLIKKYGHLPTAFHSSLPLLIPIILILLKSLAAFPTKPFGDGGFATFISFIGDPVTALVIGVIVSLTLVKKSVEKTAVSEWMSEGLKNAALIIAITGAGGAFGAVLKASPMANFIGETMSGWKLGILLPFIISVSLKTAQGSGTVALITTSAILAPLLGTFGLDPALTVLAIGSGAMVVSHANDSYFWVVSQFSGIETPIAYKIYTTATGVQGITAFIIVFILSLFI